From Trueperaceae bacterium:
GGGCCTCCTCGGCAACGGCATCGGCTTCGTGTTGGGGCCCCTGGTGGTGTGGCTCTGGAAGCGGGACGACCACGAGTACATCCGCGAGCAGGCGCTCGAGGCCCTCAACTTCCAGATCACGATGTTCAT
This genomic window contains:
- a CDS encoding DUF4870 domain-containing protein — its product is MDERNDAAALAARDWAMVAHLSALVGLLGNGIGFVLGPLVVWLWKRDDHEYIREQALEALNFQITMF